The window CTAAATAATGAGATTACAAGAAACACTCACTCTAGACTAACTAAAGTGGTAACACACCTCTCTCTCTCTCTTAAAAGGAATTTTCTTCTCACTAAACTCTAAAGTGAGGATCACACTACTAGTTGGTTTGCTGCGTTCTTTCATGCCTTTATATAGGCAATTGGCTCCATGCATATCTCATCTACGTAACATGAAATGCCATGCAATGTCAAGTTTCTTCCATGATTCATGCTCAATGTTGGCATCCTCATCAATGCATGTCTCCTCCCATTGTCAAGAATTGCTGCTGCCACCACCCTAGAATTGTAGTTTTGTTTCTTACCTTTCAAAATATATTGCACCCACTTTGCTATTCCTCTAGCAACTAGCCTTCTTTTGTTGAATGGGTCATGAAGGCTATAGCAACCGATGCTTTCCTCGTGCAGTAAAACACCACATGAATTTCAACCTCCAATTAAGGAGGGACTGACCCATCACCAGCTTCCCCCAGTCAGCGATTCAACATGAGCAGCGCAGCCAACCGAAACTGTAAGACACTGACATGGTCACGGACAATCATTCAGTCCTTCCCTTAGAGCTTTTAGCATACAAAAAGAACAATATGATGAAATAAACGGATATGAACCTCAACTCCATTAACGAATATGATGAAATCCTTTACGGTCAGAATATGAACCTCAGCAACATGAACAGACAAGTCTTTCATACTGTGCATGATTGAACATGAAGCTAAATTCCCAATTCCAGTATTTCCCTCTGCCGTGAGACTGATAATTAATCTTCAGCTGCTGATAGATTAGCACGCAATGTTATTAGTCATTTATATCAGACTAGGCAGTACTAAAAATCTGAAATTAATTCAATTCCTGAAACCAATTTACTTGAGAGATACTAAAGTGACACTAAGTTTCCTCATCAAGTTTCGTCCTTGATATTCATAATACATCAGTCACGGCCTTGTTGACAAACCTGTTTAAATGCATACAATGTTCATTACCAGATAGAAAGAAGCGCAACAGTACAAGTCTGATTAAGAAGTAATATCGTCAAACTCATTACCTGAGAGAATGAAGCGGCAGACGAGTTGGGATAACATGATGACTCAATCTTCTTCTTATTGTTGGATTCAGACTCCGTCTCTTTGTACAAACGCACCGTTAATTTGGATGTTTGGGATGTGACAGATCTTGGGCCACTCCATGCCTCCTCTGTTTCTGCAACTTTGCGCAAGAGTCCAGCTTGTATTGATGCTCAAATTCTTGAGCGGCGTCTTCCGAAGGAAGTCTGGCAGTGTCTTCAGCTTGTGACAGTGCTCAATCTCTAATGTAGAAAGGCATGGCATTACCTTAATACTTGCAAGTGAATCTTCACTCACCCCAGCTGCCATTCCTTCCCACTTCTCCCACTCCGGCAGGTAGACAAACACAAGTTTCTTCAGATTTGGGAATAAAGTGACTTCAAATGATGATGAAGATGAGGATGATTCTATGATTCTCGAATATTCAAATCCCACCTTTTTCACTTTCGACATATAGCGAATTTGCAGTACTTCAAGTGACACCAACTTCCCCAAAACTAGAAGAGGAACAAATTCACACACATGGCAGCTACTAAACCGAAGGTATCTCAAATCATTTAAGGACCTGTTCATCCAGTTGGGGCACAATGTGGTGCCACTGTGATGTTCGATCTTTAAAGATTCCAGATTTGGGTTTGGCTGTAAGGCATTCAGTAGTTCTTCCTGGATAACACTCTGGCTTGTCGCAGGCCAAAAGCTTAGTTTCAAAGAAACAAGGTGTTTCTTATTCATCAATTTTTCTTTCCCCACATTAATCTTGGTGCCATCATTCACTTTGGTCAACCAGCGTATGTAAAGCTTCCCCTGAAGCTGATCCATGTTTCTCAAATCACTTACCATGAAGCCATCAGAAAAAATATTAACTTGATCTAGAGTCTGTAGACTCGTCAGCTTTGCTATTGATCTTGGTAACTTCAGTTTACGACTTCTCTTAACACGGAGATGCCGCAAGTTGGTCAGCTTTCCCATGGCCTCAGGTAACTCTTCAAGATCTTTGCAGTCTTCAACTCTCAAGGTTTCCAAATTGATCAAATTACACAATGTGTCAGGTAATTTCTTCCATTTGTTGTTGGACAAATTCAAATACCTCAAGTGAACCAACCCACCAACCTCGATTGGAAGTTGTTCCACACGATTGTTACTCAAGTTCAAGGTCCTTAGGCATTTTAATTGTAAAATGAACTCTGGATTGAGACTACCAATTTCACAATTAAAAGTCGTCAGGGTCCTTAAATTTTGGAGAGAGTCAAAGGAATCTGGAAATTGATCATTGGGAGCAGCCGTGATGGTCAAATGGCGAAACTTATTCCCCATTGGTAACTCTATTCTATTTTCACCTACGGCCTCCAAGATAAAACAGTCATTTTTGGTCAAAAATTGGAGAAAGTCGTGCACAATATCATGCATCTTGCAACTTGTGATATTTCCAAGTTTATCTTTCACAAAATCTTGAAAGAAAGATCGCATTACTAAATTATCGAAATAAATTTGACCGTTCACTAATCTTTTCGTAAGGTTTTCATTTGAACTAAGATAACCTTGCGAAATCCACAACTCAATCACATTGTCTTTGTTTATGTTATGGTCTTTTGGAAAAACAACACAATACAAAAGACAACGTCTGATCTGTGGGGCCAAATCATAATAACTCAGTAATAGCGGTTGAAACACTTGCTTCTCAACTACATCCAACTTCCATATCTTACTTTCCAGAACAGCTATCCATTCTTTCTTGGTTTTCTTGGATCGCATTAAACCACCTAAAGCCTTTGCAACAAGAGGCAAACCTTGACATCTTCTTACCATGTTTTTACCTAAAGATTCAAAAACTTTAGACTCATCTCTTTCTCTCTCGGCCAAAGCAATGTGATAGAATATTGACCAACAAAACTGTTCACTTAACTTCTCCAAATGGATTATATCGGCAGAGGTTGCTCCCATTATCATAGCAACTTCCTCTTTTCGTGTCGTCACCAATATTCTACTACCAAAGACACCACTTTGTAAAGATAGCTTTAACTGTTCCCACTTTCTATAGTTTTCATTCCACACATCATCTAGCACAAGGAGAAACTTTTGGCCCTCAACATTTCGATGTATACATTTCAATAAGGGTTGCAGATCATTTGAATTTGGAGCATCAACTGTATTGAGATCCTCAATAATAGCTTTCGCAATCTTGATCTCATTAAATGGGTCTGAAACACAAACCCATATTCTTTTTGTGAAGTTTAACTTCACTTTTTCATTATTGTAGACCATCTGGGCAAGAGTTGTCTTCCCCATACCTCCCATCCCTACTATAGGGATAACTTGGAGGTTTCTCTCTTCTTGACTACTCTCGCCGACCAACTTTCTCAGAACTACTTCAGTTTCAACTTCCCTGCCAAATATCTTGGAGAGGTCGACAAATGATGAAGTTTCAATCCTCTCAAGTTGTTCAAAGACTCTTTCTGTGTTTTGGAAGTTATAACTTTGTCTTTCTCTAGCAATCTCATTCAACCTATCACTCAGGTCTTGTATTCTACGAGCAATGTCACGACGGTGGATCACTCGGTTGACTTGGCCAAAACAAAAACAGCTAGAGGGTACGAGGAAACATACCTTCTTCTTTGTAACAGAAGCAGTAGTACTACTTTCACCTTCTTGTTGGTGATGATGAAGTTGCTGAATGAGAATTTCAGTAGTCCAGTCATCAAGCACGTCGTCCATCTCGTACGACACATCTTTCAGCTTCTCTAGCCAGTCCCTGACGATGGCTTCCTTGATTTGCCTCTTCTCTGCATCCTCGAGCACAGCTTGAATAGCTTTCAGATTGCTGGTGATCTTGGCAATTTCTTTCTTGACCTCCACGACCAGCCTCACCTCTTTCTCTATTTGTTGATAGCTTATTGAAGCCAGTTGTTGCAGTAGCACAGAAACGAAAGCGTCAGCCATTGTTGAAGAGCGTTGGAATTAATTGATAGAAGCTCAACGAAGGAAAGGGAGAAGTAAGAAAGTAGCTCACTATGTGCAAACATATATGAGGCCTCAAAAACATAACATATTGAAAAATCCACATGTGGGTGATGCGCCTAGGGGGCCAGACATAACTTTATATCATGAACTTTTCATTTCAACCATTTTGTATTCTTTATCAAATTTGATTCCAGCAAAATTTTCACCTATCCTAATCGTCATTCTGGCTAAAGGTCGAAAGAAAGAGATGTAAATTCCAACAAAAAAAAAAAAAAGGACAAAGGAAAAGAATAAAGACATGGGTCATGCACTCATGGGTGCGGAGTGGTGGCAGCTAGAGTTTGCAACTTTTTGCATGATTAATGGTCCTAATATTGTAAATCTGTGTCACAGTCCTTTTTTCTTTTGCTTTTTCCACATAAAAAAGAATGAACACAATGCATGCAAAATGATGAAGAAGAAGCTTGTTGGTGAAATCATAGTCATCAAACCAAAGTGCATTCTTTCAGGAGTATTGCAGTAACAATTCACATACAGAATATANNNNNNNNNNNNNNNNNNNNATATATATATATATATATATATATATATATATATATATATATAGAGAGCTTCTCAGTTATGGACGTCTGTATTTTTTCTTACGGTGCGGATTTCCACGTTACACTCATTTCAATCGAATTTTCACATCTCCACCGTTTAGTATTTAGATATTAATGTATAGATCATCTTTGTAAAATTTCAGCCAATTTGGTTATTATTAAGGTGTTTAAAGAAATTATGTTTCCGTCCTTCTGTTATGTGTCTTGTCCTAATACACATAGGATTGGTTAATTCGGTTTCCTTATTAGAATAGATTACAGTTGATAGAACTTCTAGATTTTTCGGGAGACTCTATGTAATGCCTATGAATAGGTCTTTCTATCAATGAATGAGTAGACCGTTATTCTCGTTATCTTTTCTCCTTCAACACGTTATCAGCACTGCGCTCTAACCCGAGCTTGATAACGAAACCCTAAAAAAAAAAAAAAAAACCAGAAAACCCTAACGTTTTCACGTTTTCTGCCGTACCCAAGAAAATTGCTCTGGGCACCCACCCACCTTCCCTGAGCTCCCCGGCGACCTCCAAATCACCTCCGGCGTGGACAACCCTACTCCGGCTTTCCCCGACGCTGCCTTGACCCGGACCTTTACGGCTGAAAATCCAGCATCCCCACCGTGATCGATTGAACCCAGCACTCGATCTCCGGCGAACCCAGTTCTGCCCGGATCCATCCACAGCTAGCGTCTGCCCTAGCCCAGTCACGAGAGCGCGTCTCCGGAAACGCAAGCGGACCTGCGCCCGATCCGGGAGTATCAAACCCCACTCGACCGGCGCCGCCTAGTCCAGCCCCTGCCCGCCCGTCTCTCGGCGTCGCCTGCCCGGCACCACGTCCGCCCCCGACCGCTGATGCAGACTAGATCCGACCCGGATCGTTCTCACC of the Fragaria vesca subsp. vesca linkage group LG6, FraVesHawaii_1.0, whole genome shotgun sequence genome contains:
- the LOC101293331 gene encoding putative disease resistance protein RGA3-like — encoded protein: MADAFVSVLLQQLASISYQQIEKEVRLVVEVKKEIAKITSNLKAIQAVLEDAEKRQIKEAIVRDWLEKLKDVSYEMDDVLDDWTTEILIQQLHHHQQEGESSTTASVTKKKVCFLVPSSCFCFGQVNRVIHRRDIARRIQDLSDRLNEIARERQSYNFQNTERVFEQLERIETSSFVDLSKIFGREVETEVVLRKLVGESSQEERNLQVIPIVGMGGMGKTTLAQMVYNNEKVKLNFTKRIWVCVSDPFNEIKIAKAIIEDLNTVDAPNSNDLQPLLKCIHRNVEGQKFLLVLDDVWNENYRKWEQLKLSLQSGVFGSRILVTTRKEEVAMIMGATSADIIHLEKLSEQFCWSIFYHIALAERERDESKVFESLGKNMVRRCQGLPLVAKALGGLMRSKKTKKEWIAVLESKIWKLDVVEKQVFQPLLLSYYDLAPQIRRCLLYCVVFPKDHNINKDNVIELWISQGYLSSNENLTKRLVNGQIYFDNLVMRSFFQDFVKDKLGNITSCKMHDIVHDFLQFLTKNDCFILEAVGENRIELPMGNKFRHLTITAAPNDQFPDSFDSLQNLRTLTTFNCEIGSLNPEFILQLKCLRTLNLSNNRVEQLPIEVGGLVHLRYLNLSNNKWKKLPDTLCNLINLETLRVEDCKDLEELPEAMGKLTNLRHLRVKRSRKLKLPRSIAKLTSLQTLDQVNIFSDGFMVSDLRNMDQLQGKLYIRWLTKVNDGTKINVGKEKLMNKKHLVSLKLSFWPATSQSVIQEELLNALQPNPNLESLKIEHHSGTTLCPNWMNRSLNDLRYLRFSSCHVCEFVPLLVLGKLVSLEVLQIRYMSKVKKVGFEYSRIIESSSSSSSFEVTLFPNLKKLVFVYLPEWEKWEGMAAGVSEDSLASIKVMPCLSTLEIEHCHKLKTLPDFLRKTPLKNLSINTSWTLAQSCRNRGGMEWPKICHIPNIQINGAFVQRDGV